The following coding sequences lie in one Blattabacteriaceae bacterium genomic window:
- the tsf gene encoding translation elongation factor Ts — MYKVKISQIKELRKNTGAGMIDCKMALKESLGDLEKAIGILRKKGKRIIKERFHIGTNEGVLTAKVNSEHNLGVIIALNSETDFVSRNENFVKLSTKIVDKSFFVNTKEELLNSFYSENLTFKEKIVEQSGFFSEKIVLSHFQKVQASFVNSYVHTGNRIAALVGFSHALPSIKEVSKNIAMQIASMNLDENPSVRKIIEEKSVKRRIFDGKLINFFSEVTLLNQSYLLDRKIKVREYLKSFDPYLKIVDFIRVSL, encoded by the coding sequence ATGTATAAAGTAAAAATTTCTCAAATTAAAGAGCTTAGAAAAAACACAGGAGCTGGAATGATAGATTGCAAAATGGCTCTTAAGGAATCTTTGGGAGACTTAGAAAAAGCCATTGGCATACTTAGAAAGAAAGGTAAAAGGATTATTAAAGAACGTTTCCATATAGGAACTAACGAGGGAGTATTAACAGCTAAGGTAAATTCGGAACATAATTTAGGAGTCATTATAGCATTAAACAGTGAGACTGATTTCGTATCTAGAAACGAGAATTTCGTTAAATTATCTACGAAAATAGTGGATAAATCTTTCTTTGTTAATACAAAAGAAGAGTTATTGAATAGTTTTTATTCAGAAAATTTAACATTTAAAGAAAAAATTGTAGAGCAATCTGGTTTTTTCTCAGAAAAAATTGTATTGAGCCATTTTCAAAAAGTACAAGCTTCTTTTGTTAATTCTTACGTACACACAGGAAATAGAATAGCAGCATTGGTTGGTTTTTCTCATGCTTTACCTTCCATAAAGGAAGTATCTAAAAATATTGCTATGCAAATAGCTTCGATGAATTTAGATGAAAACCCTAGTGTACGAAAAATTATAGAAGAAAAATCAGTAAAAAGAAGAATTTTTGATGGAAAGTTAATAAACTTCTTTTCTGAAGTTACTTTATTGAATCAATCTTATCTTCTGGATAGAAAAATAAAAGTAAGAGAGTATTTGAAAAGTTTTGATCCTTATTTAAAAATTGTAGATTTTATAAGGGTTAGTTTATGA